A window from Luteibacter flocculans encodes these proteins:
- a CDS encoding glycosyltransferase family 2 protein, with product MNGPASTVLPATMPLVSVLVPAYNHEAYVQRCLDSILDDPYPAKEIVIIDDGSTDRTAQRIEEWLTQHRHEIAVEYVSRENKGIAATLNELAARAHGEFLRIGASDDYLLPGGSEALVQYLLDHPAKGAAIGDCIVVDRDGAKLLDSGMCDLHGADKRLYRSDQGIRRAVISHWAVGGPVTMLRKDALETVARWTEGLRIDDWDLFLRLAARDAIGFIDVKVCAYRLHGANFSKTRHAATRIVNLTEAREVALRRVCMFAEPERTLLRAEACRIGAKIAYLQGRAGRVAVHMAAYLALLVLAKMRPMHARPRVGQA from the coding sequence ATGAATGGGCCCGCTTCCACCGTCCTCCCCGCAACGATGCCGCTGGTCTCCGTGCTCGTGCCTGCCTACAACCACGAGGCCTATGTGCAGCGCTGTCTCGACAGCATCCTCGACGACCCGTATCCGGCGAAGGAGATCGTCATCATCGACGACGGGTCCACGGATCGTACGGCGCAGCGCATCGAGGAGTGGCTGACTCAGCACCGGCACGAGATCGCGGTGGAATACGTCAGCCGCGAGAACAAGGGCATCGCGGCGACACTCAACGAACTTGCCGCTCGAGCGCATGGCGAATTCCTGCGCATCGGTGCCAGCGACGATTACCTGCTGCCGGGCGGCTCCGAAGCGTTGGTCCAGTACCTGCTCGACCATCCAGCGAAAGGCGCGGCCATCGGCGATTGCATCGTCGTCGACCGCGACGGTGCGAAGCTGCTCGACAGCGGCATGTGCGACCTGCACGGCGCGGACAAGCGGCTGTATCGATCGGACCAGGGCATCCGGCGCGCCGTGATCAGCCATTGGGCCGTCGGCGGCCCGGTGACGATGCTGCGGAAGGACGCGCTGGAAACCGTGGCGCGATGGACCGAAGGCTTGCGCATCGACGACTGGGACCTGTTCCTGCGCCTGGCGGCACGCGACGCGATCGGCTTCATCGACGTCAAGGTGTGCGCGTACCGCCTGCACGGGGCGAACTTCAGCAAGACGCGCCACGCCGCTACGCGCATCGTCAACCTGACCGAGGCGCGGGAAGTGGCCTTGCGTCGCGTGTGCATGTTCGCGGAGCCGGAGCGCACGCTGCTCCGCGCCGAAGCCTGCCGCATCGGCGCGAAGATCGCCTATCTGCAGGGACGGGCCGGCCGTGTCGCCGTCCACATGGCGGCCTATCTCGCGCTGCTCGTGCTCGCGAAGATGCGGCCCATGCATGCCCGACCGCGGGTGGGGCAGGCATGA
- a CDS encoding O-antigen translocase, which translates to MSFARSGAYAAAGTAARLLAALVVVKLVALFAGPEGVGRLGQFASLMSLLAVFAGGGIGSAVVKYVAEYRDDAPRLARLLGAALWYALAASCVMGLATWCFSRQIAGWLLGDEAYASLIRVLAVAQVGIAVVNYVLAVINGFMDARRLAIIQVAGSALAMLVSIGLSRWLHLYGALLSLVLGQALWLLVGIPAWWRSPYFRRGMLRLRFDREMTARLAAFSTMTLTSALVPPLVNIAVRDHLAARFGWEQVGYWQAVTRVSDAYLLFLITAINIHYLPRLAATRGRATLLAEFRQAYRFLLPAAAIAAALVYLLRDVVTRVLFSADFSAADALYAPQLVGDVLKIASFVLAYLMLAKAMTRLFIVSELVFAASYFVLVVVFAAHFGVVGAMYAFATNYACYFLFNLAVARRYLGALPT; encoded by the coding sequence ATGAGTTTCGCGCGGAGCGGAGCGTATGCTGCGGCGGGTACCGCCGCGCGCCTGTTGGCGGCGCTCGTGGTCGTCAAGCTGGTGGCCCTCTTCGCCGGCCCCGAAGGCGTGGGTCGTCTCGGTCAGTTCGCCAGCCTGATGTCCCTGCTCGCGGTATTCGCAGGCGGCGGCATCGGTTCGGCGGTGGTGAAGTACGTCGCTGAATATCGTGACGATGCGCCGCGACTCGCCCGGCTGCTGGGTGCCGCACTCTGGTATGCGCTCGCGGCGTCGTGTGTCATGGGCCTGGCGACGTGGTGTTTCAGCCGACAGATCGCCGGATGGCTACTGGGCGACGAAGCCTATGCGAGCCTGATCCGCGTGCTCGCGGTGGCGCAGGTCGGGATCGCGGTCGTCAACTACGTGCTCGCGGTGATCAACGGCTTCATGGATGCGCGACGGCTGGCGATCATCCAGGTGGCGGGCTCGGCACTGGCGATGCTCGTGTCGATCGGCCTTTCTCGCTGGTTACATCTATACGGTGCGCTGCTCTCCCTCGTGCTGGGCCAGGCGCTCTGGTTGCTCGTCGGCATCCCGGCGTGGTGGCGGAGCCCGTACTTCCGTCGCGGCATGCTGCGCCTGCGCTTCGATCGCGAGATGACCGCGCGTCTGGCGGCATTCTCCACCATGACCTTAACCTCGGCACTGGTGCCGCCGCTGGTAAACATCGCGGTGCGCGATCACCTTGCCGCTCGCTTCGGCTGGGAGCAGGTCGGGTATTGGCAGGCGGTGACGCGGGTATCCGACGCGTACCTCCTGTTCCTGATTACTGCCATCAACATTCATTACCTGCCGCGACTCGCGGCAACGCGGGGCAGGGCGACCTTGCTTGCCGAGTTCCGCCAGGCCTACCGATTCCTGCTTCCAGCGGCAGCCATCGCGGCGGCCCTCGTCTACCTGTTGCGCGACGTGGTCACGCGCGTGCTGTTCAGTGCCGACTTCTCCGCCGCCGATGCGCTCTACGCACCGCAGCTCGTCGGTGACGTGTTGAAGATCGCCTCGTTCGTGCTGGCCTACCTGATGCTCGCCAAGGCCATGACCCGGCTGTTCATCGTGTCCGAACTGGTGTTCGCCGCGAGCTACTTCGTTCTGGTCGTCGTGTTTGCCGCGCACTTCGGCGTGGTCGGCGCGATGTATGCATTCGCTACGAACTACGCCTGCTATTTCCTGTTCAATCTCGCGGTGGCACGGCGCTACCTGGGAGCACTGCCGACATGA
- a CDS encoding DegT/DnrJ/EryC1/StrS family aminotransferase: MVSTLVPVPFLDLAEANAPHADELKVAAARVIDSGRYIMGDELEAFESEFAAWCGVRHAIGVGNGLDALTLILRAYIELGALDEGDEVIVPANTFIASFLAISANRLVPVPVEPDEVTFNLDPSRIEAAIGPRTRAIMAVHLYGRLADMPAIAAIARRHNLLLVEDAAQAHGAALDGRKAGSFGDAAGFSFYPGKNLGALGDAGAVVTDDDVLASTVLALRNYGSTEKYRHAQEGVNSRLDELQAAMLRVKLRHLDAANAARRRIAARYRAAIVHSSIQLPDAGDEATHVWHLFVVRSAQRDALREHLLAEGVGTLVHYPIPPHRQQAYRTLRHLALPITERLHAEVLSLPMAPYLDDERVARVVDACLRFGAP, from the coding sequence ATGGTGAGCACGCTCGTACCGGTGCCGTTTCTCGACTTGGCGGAAGCCAACGCCCCGCATGCCGACGAACTGAAGGTAGCCGCGGCGCGGGTCATCGATTCCGGCCGCTACATCATGGGCGACGAGTTGGAGGCGTTCGAAAGCGAATTTGCGGCGTGGTGCGGTGTTCGCCACGCGATCGGGGTAGGGAACGGCCTGGATGCGCTCACGCTGATCCTTCGCGCCTATATCGAGCTTGGCGCGCTGGACGAGGGCGACGAGGTGATCGTTCCGGCGAACACCTTCATCGCCAGCTTTCTCGCCATTAGCGCCAACCGGCTGGTGCCGGTGCCGGTGGAACCCGACGAGGTCACGTTCAATCTCGACCCGTCGCGCATCGAAGCCGCGATCGGCCCGCGAACGCGCGCGATCATGGCCGTGCATCTGTACGGACGCCTCGCCGACATGCCGGCAATCGCTGCGATCGCTCGCCGCCATAACCTGTTGCTGGTCGAGGATGCGGCACAGGCACACGGCGCGGCGCTCGATGGCCGCAAGGCGGGATCGTTCGGCGATGCCGCGGGCTTCAGTTTCTATCCGGGCAAGAACCTCGGCGCGCTGGGCGATGCCGGTGCGGTAGTAACGGACGACGACGTGCTCGCGAGCACCGTGCTAGCCCTGCGCAACTACGGTTCGACGGAGAAATACCGGCACGCACAGGAAGGCGTGAACTCGCGCCTCGACGAGTTGCAGGCGGCCATGCTGCGCGTGAAGCTGCGCCATCTGGACGCTGCCAACGCAGCGCGCCGACGGATCGCCGCCCGCTACCGCGCGGCCATCGTCCATTCGTCGATACAGCTGCCGGATGCAGGCGACGAGGCCACCCACGTATGGCACCTGTTCGTTGTGCGCAGCGCGCAACGTGATGCCCTGCGCGAGCACCTGCTCGCAGAGGGTGTGGGCACGCTGGTGCACTACCCGATCCCTCCGCATCGTCAGCAGGCGTATCGCACGTTGCGTCATCTGGCGCTGCCGATTACCGAGCGCCTCCATGCCGAGGTGCTCAGTCTGCCCATGGCACCTTATCTGGATGACGAGCGGGTGGCCCGTGTGGTGGATGCCTGCCTGCGTTTCGGTGCGCCATGA
- a CDS encoding sugar 3,4-ketoisomerase — translation MHIEPIPLQTHGDSRGMLVSLEQERNVPFPIRRVYYLFATSRDVHRGMHAHRRLNQLAVAVRGSVTFLLDDGSGPTEVTLDDPAQGLLLGSMVWRDLYAFSDDCVLMVLADQLYDPADYITDYDEFLREVRGVPRVEGTLAW, via the coding sequence ATGCACATCGAACCGATACCTCTGCAGACGCACGGCGACAGCCGCGGCATGCTCGTGTCGCTGGAGCAGGAAAGGAACGTGCCGTTTCCGATCCGGCGTGTCTATTACCTTTTCGCGACAAGCCGTGACGTGCATCGCGGTATGCACGCACATCGCCGGCTGAACCAGCTCGCGGTCGCCGTGCGCGGTAGCGTCACGTTTCTGCTCGATGACGGTTCCGGCCCGACCGAGGTCACGCTCGACGATCCGGCGCAGGGTCTGCTTCTCGGCAGCATGGTCTGGCGCGATCTCTACGCGTTCAGCGACGACTGCGTGCTGATGGTGTTGGCGGACCAGCTCTATGACCCGGCCGACTACATCACCGATTACGACGAGTTCCTGCGCGAGGTGCGCGGCGTCCCCCGCGTCGAGGGCACGCTGGCATGGTGA
- a CDS encoding cytochrome b, with the protein MAVENDEAVQTRPRKLVVLHWLTALCVVLAAALILLRDELDGRALRQWLLEGHRHFGLLVLLLFAARIALRVRHRQLAPGGRHSRVVRVMAGLTHVALYALLLAQPLLGWAMSSAAGTPVHFFGLTLPPLVGEDEDLADTLQMWHVNAAWALLVLVSLHVAAALWHHLVLRDHTLRMMLPRRRDRNDAAPPR; encoded by the coding sequence ATGGCGGTGGAGAACGACGAGGCGGTACAGACCCGCCCGCGCAAGCTGGTGGTCCTGCATTGGCTGACCGCCTTGTGCGTGGTGCTCGCCGCAGCCCTCATCCTGCTGCGCGACGAACTCGATGGACGCGCGCTGCGGCAATGGCTGCTGGAAGGCCATCGGCACTTCGGCCTGCTCGTGCTGCTGCTCTTCGCCGCACGCATCGCGCTGCGCGTACGCCATCGCCAGCTAGCGCCCGGCGGGCGGCATTCGCGCGTCGTGCGCGTGATGGCGGGACTGACCCATGTCGCGCTCTACGCCTTGCTGCTCGCCCAGCCCCTGCTCGGATGGGCGATGTCGAGCGCGGCTGGCACGCCCGTACATTTCTTCGGCCTCACGCTGCCGCCACTGGTCGGCGAGGACGAAGACCTCGCCGACACCTTGCAGATGTGGCACGTGAACGCCGCCTGGGCGCTGCTGGTGCTGGTAAGCCTGCATGTGGCCGCCGCGCTCTGGCATCACCTCGTGCTGCGCGACCACACGCTCCGAATGATGTTGCCGCGGCGGCGCGACCGAAACGACGCCGCACCACCCCGTTGA
- a CDS encoding cytochrome C, producing the protein MLPLTNRRATRRPPTLFLLGSLALLLLLASTAVQAIPAYARQTGAACADCHAGSYGPALTPYGMRFKLGGYTDTDGQGTKIPLSMQLTETHNAPARGDSTTQLTEGDLYLAGRLTDQVGGFVKIEADHSGHNTYNTKLSNLDLRFVAKELKLVGKELLLGVSVNNSPGFNDPIGALPSASFLGPAGVTGSLLNPSSPNSLANRVIGASVYALYDSNWYGELGSYRSLPTSQQDHLGYNINGDPGRLSDTGYARFAYMKDMKRQFFSAGVVALTTRRQLPRSGPTDDLTDLGYDLTYQYLGNRAHIVQLAYVNILEKRDYGSAPIVGGIAARDRGNVHDQTMSVTYTFKQSYGVTLTHFKSTGSRDPVRYGPSGDPDTTTNLISVYWTPFGKDNSYTSIANLKLAATWFRFTRFNGRENDIFFAPVGARRTDAGDLNAFSVSASIAF; encoded by the coding sequence ATGCTGCCGCTAACGAACCGCCGCGCGACGCGAAGGCCACCGACGTTGTTTCTCCTTGGCAGCCTCGCCCTGCTTCTGTTGCTCGCCAGCACGGCGGTGCAGGCGATTCCCGCCTACGCGCGACAGACCGGCGCGGCATGCGCAGACTGCCATGCCGGCTCATACGGACCTGCACTGACCCCGTACGGCATGCGCTTCAAGCTGGGCGGCTACACCGATACCGACGGCCAGGGCACGAAGATTCCTCTGTCGATGCAGCTTACCGAGACCCACAACGCGCCCGCGCGCGGCGACAGCACCACGCAACTGACCGAGGGCGACCTCTATCTCGCCGGGCGCCTGACCGACCAGGTCGGCGGTTTCGTGAAGATCGAAGCCGATCACAGCGGCCACAACACCTACAACACGAAGCTGAGCAATCTCGATCTGCGCTTCGTCGCCAAGGAGCTGAAGCTCGTCGGCAAGGAACTGCTGCTGGGCGTGAGCGTAAACAACAGCCCGGGATTCAACGATCCCATTGGCGCCCTGCCCTCCGCGAGTTTCCTCGGCCCGGCCGGCGTCACCGGCTCGCTGCTCAACCCATCGAGCCCCAATTCGCTCGCCAATCGCGTCATCGGCGCAAGCGTGTACGCGCTGTACGACTCGAACTGGTACGGCGAACTGGGCAGCTACCGTTCGCTGCCGACCTCGCAGCAGGACCACCTCGGTTACAACATCAATGGCGATCCGGGCCGCCTGAGCGATACGGGCTATGCGCGCTTTGCCTACATGAAGGACATGAAGCGTCAGTTCTTCTCCGCTGGCGTGGTCGCGCTGACGACCCGGCGACAACTGCCACGCTCCGGCCCGACCGACGACCTGACCGACCTCGGCTACGACCTGACCTATCAGTACCTCGGCAACCGCGCGCACATCGTCCAGCTTGCTTACGTCAACATCCTGGAGAAACGCGACTACGGCAGCGCGCCGATCGTCGGCGGCATCGCCGCGCGCGACCGCGGCAACGTACACGACCAGACCATGAGCGTGACCTACACGTTCAAGCAGAGCTACGGTGTCACGCTGACCCACTTCAAGAGCACGGGTTCACGCGATCCGGTGCGCTACGGGCCGTCGGGCGATCCGGACACCACCACCAACCTCATCAGCGTGTATTGGACGCCGTTCGGCAAGGACAACTCGTACACCTCCATCGCGAACCTCAAGCTTGCCGCCACGTGGTTCCGCTTCACCCGCTTCAACGGACGCGAGAACGACATCTTCTTCGCCCCGGTGGGCGCACGGCGTACCGATGCCGGCGACCTCAATGCGTTCTCCGTCTCCGCAAGCATCGCCTTCTAG
- a CDS encoding c-type cytochrome, producing the protein MSHGLRLAAMVTLVAAWAPAHAGDAKAGADVFKSECAECHAVKEGRNKKGPSLFGIVGRPSASVTDYAYSDALKSRQWTWTPEQLHTYLSQPAKTANPGTKMKYDGLTDAKQLDDLISYLQTLH; encoded by the coding sequence ATGAGCCATGGCCTCCGCCTTGCGGCGATGGTCACCCTGGTCGCCGCATGGGCCCCCGCCCATGCCGGTGACGCCAAGGCCGGTGCCGACGTCTTCAAGTCCGAGTGCGCCGAGTGCCACGCCGTGAAAGAAGGACGCAACAAGAAAGGCCCAAGCTTGTTCGGTATCGTGGGGCGGCCATCGGCAAGCGTGACGGACTACGCCTATTCCGATGCCCTGAAGAGCCGGCAGTGGACATGGACGCCCGAACAGTTGCATACCTATCTCTCGCAGCCCGCGAAGACGGCGAATCCTGGCACAAAAATGAAATATGACGGCCTCACCGACGCCAAGCAGTTGGACGATCTGATCTCCTATCTCCAAACGCTGCACTGA